One segment of Erigeron canadensis isolate Cc75 chromosome 2, C_canadensis_v1, whole genome shotgun sequence DNA contains the following:
- the LOC122587072 gene encoding gamma carbonic anhydrase 1, mitochondrial-like, with protein sequence MGTLGRAAYTVGFWIRETGQAMDRLGSRLQGNNFFKEQLSRHRTLMNVYDKAPVVAKDAFVAPSASIIGDVQVGAGSSIWYGCILRGDVNSISIGSGTNIQDHSLVHVAKSNLPGKVHPTVIGDNVTVGHSAILHGCTVEDEAFVGMKATLLDGVVVEKHGMVAAGALVRQDTRIPSGEVWGGNPAKFLRKLTDKEIAFISESAANYAKLAEVHATKNAEPLDKTEFLKVVQKKVSEAKTLVQ encoded by the exons ATGGGAACTTTAGGAAGAGCAGCTTACACTGTCGGGTTTTGGATCCGGGAAACGGGTCAAGCGATGGATCGTCTCGGTTCACGCCTTCAAGGCAACAACTTCTTCAAAGAAcaac TATCCAGACATCGGACTCTTATGAATGTATATGACAAAGCCCCTGTGGTTGCTAAGGATGCATTTGTAGCCCCAAGTGCTTCTATCATTGGAGATGTTCAAGTGGGAGCAGGATCATCTATCTGGTATGGTTGCATTTTGAGAG GTGATGTGAACAGTATTAGTATTGGATCAGGCACTAATATACAGGACCACTCTCTTGTGCATGTTGCAAAATCTAATCTTCCTGGAAAGGTTCATCCAACAGTGATTGGAGATAATGTGACTGTTG GTCATAGCGCTATTTTACATGGATGCACTGTCGAGGATGAAGCATTTGTTGGTATGAAGGCTACACTGCTTGACGGGGTAGTCGTAGAAAAGCATGGCATGGTTGCTGCTGGAGCCCTTGTAAGACAGGATACCAGAATTCCCAGTGGCGAG GTATGGGGAGGTAATCCTGCCAAGTTTCTGAGAAAGCTTACAGACAAAGAGATAGCTTTCATCTCCGAGTCGGCTGCCAACTATGCCAAGCTTGCCGAAGTCCATGCCACCAAGAATGCAGAGCCTCTTGATAAGACCGAGTTCTTAAAAGTGGTACAAAAGAAGGTCAGTGAAGCCAAGACTTTGGTTCAATGA
- the LOC122589653 gene encoding proteasome subunit alpha type-1-A-like — protein MFRNQYDTDVTTWSPAGRLFQVEYAMEAVKQGSAAIGLRSKTHVVLACVNKANSELSSHQRKIFKVDDHIGVAIAGLTADGRVLSRYMRSECINYGYTYESPLPVGRLVVQLADKAQVCTQRSWKRPYGVGLLVAGLDESGAHLYYNCPSGNYFEYQAFAIGSRSQAAKTYLERKFEKFTESSRDDLIKDALFAIRETLQGEKLTSSVCTVSVVGVGEAFTILDQATVQALINEFEISGEEAPATEAVAEEASGAPADQGGAAAGEEAAPMDI, from the exons atgtTCAGAAACCAATACGACACCGACGTAACAACATGGTCGCCGGCGGGGCGATTGTTTCAGGTGGAATACGCAATGGAAGCAGTGAAGCAAGGATCAGCAGCGATAGGTCTCCGATCCAAAACTCACGTGGTTCTCGCGTGCGTCAACAAAGCTAATAGTGAGCTATCGTCTCACCAGAGGAAGATATTTAAGGTTGATGATCATATCGGCGTTGCTATCGCCGGTCTGACCGCCGACGGTAGGGTTTTGTCGAGATATATGAGATCTGAATGCATAAATTACGGATATACTTATGAGTCTCCGCTTCCTGTTGGCCGTCTTGTTGTTCAATTGGCTGATAAAGCTCAA GTTTGCACCCAACGTTCATGGAAACGTCCCTATGGTGTGGGTCTGCTCGTTGCTGGCTTAGATGAATCCGGGGCCCACCTCTACTACAACTGCCCTAGTGGAAATTACTTTGAATATCAAGCTTTTGCCATCGGCTCACGCTCACAAGCTGCCAAAACTTATTTGGAGCGCAAGTTTGAGAAATTCACAGAGTCTTCACGTGATGACCTTATTAAGGATGCCCTATTTGCCATAAGAGAGACCTTACAAGGAGAAAAACTTACTAGCTCTGTGTGCACAGTTTCTGTGGTTGGAGTAGGAGAAGCATTCACTATATTGGACCAAGCAACTGTACAAGCATTGATTAATGAGTTTGAGATATCCGGGGAAGAAGCACCTGCTACCGAGGCTGTTGCAGAGGAGGCTAGTGGTGCCCCTGCTGATCAGGGAGGAGCTGCTGCAGGAGAAGAGGCTGCTCCAATGGATATTTAA
- the LOC122586777 gene encoding protein RER1B-like gives MEGIGSDAASPMAPLAKWKAEFARAFQFYLDKSTPLPVHRWLGTLAVASVYVLRVYYLQGFYIISYGLGIYILNLLIGFLSPKVDPELEALDGAALPTKESDEFRPFIRRLPEFKFWYAITKAFIVAFLMTFFSLFDVPVFWPILLCYWIVLFALTMKRQIMHMIKYKYVPFNIGKQKYGGRKSPVAGGSPSHRG, from the exons ATGGAAGGAATAGGGAGTGATGCTGCTTCCCCAATGGCACCATTGGCTAAGTGGAAAGCTGAATTCGCTAGGGCGTTTCAGTTTTATTTGGATAAGTCAACCCCGCTTCCTGTTCATAGGTGGCTCGGGACGCTTGCTGTTGCTTCAGTTTATGTGTTGCGGGTCTATTATCTTCAAGGGTTTTATATTATCTCTTATGGTCTTGGAATCTATATCTTGAACTTGTTGATTGGATTTCTCTCACCAAAGGTTGATCCAGAGCTGGAAGCTTTGGATGGCGCTGCTCTGCCTACTAAAGAGTCAGATGAATTTAGGCCTTTTATCCGCCGCCTTCCAGAGTTCAAGTTTTG GTATGCCATCACGAAGGCTTTCATTGTTGCCTTCTTGATGACGTTCTTTTCTCTATTTGATGTTCCTGTTTTCTGGCCAATACTGCTCTGCTATTGGATTGTCCTATTTGCTCTCACTATGAAGCGTCAAATCATGCACATGATTAAATACAAATATGTCCCATTTAACATTGGCAAGCAG AAATATGGTGGAAGGAAGTCGCCTGTAGCCGGTGGTTCACCAAGTCACCGAGGTTGA